The proteins below are encoded in one region of Parvicella tangerina:
- a CDS encoding glycosyltransferase family 2 protein → MDISVVVPLFNEEESLPELMEWIDQVCNSNNLSYEVIMIDDGSKDDSWKVVQELSNKFYSLKGISFNRNYGKSAALNVGFAHTSGKVVITMDADLQDSPDEIPELYQMIQEEGFDLVSGWKKKRYDPISKTIPTKLFNWATRKMSGIRLNDFNCGLKAYKKDVVKSIEVYGEMHRYIPVIAKWAGFTKIGEKVVQHRERKYGVTKFGLERFINGFLDLFSITFMGKFGKRPMHFFGFIGTLMFFIGFAFFLWLGIYKLFIDTGSKLLADRTEFYVALVAMIMGVQMFLAGFLGEMIARNNPQRNSYLIKEKSNFSE, encoded by the coding sequence TTGGACATATCAGTAGTCGTTCCTCTTTTTAATGAAGAAGAATCCTTACCTGAGTTAATGGAATGGATCGATCAGGTTTGTAATTCAAACAACCTCAGCTATGAAGTGATCATGATTGATGACGGCAGCAAAGATGACTCCTGGAAAGTGGTTCAAGAATTGTCCAACAAATTTTATTCGTTGAAAGGGATCTCATTTAACCGTAATTATGGCAAATCAGCAGCACTCAACGTTGGTTTTGCGCACACTTCAGGGAAGGTTGTCATTACGATGGACGCAGATTTACAGGATAGCCCTGATGAAATTCCTGAACTCTATCAAATGATTCAAGAAGAAGGGTTTGATCTGGTTTCTGGATGGAAAAAGAAACGCTATGACCCAATCAGTAAGACTATTCCTACAAAACTGTTTAATTGGGCTACTCGAAAAATGAGCGGCATTCGGTTAAATGACTTTAATTGCGGTTTGAAGGCTTATAAGAAAGATGTTGTCAAGAGCATCGAAGTGTACGGTGAAATGCATCGATATATTCCGGTCATTGCTAAATGGGCTGGTTTTACCAAAATTGGAGAAAAAGTAGTCCAGCACCGTGAACGTAAATACGGAGTAACGAAATTTGGATTGGAGCGATTTATCAATGGATTTTTAGATCTTTTCAGCATTACCTTCATGGGAAAATTTGGTAAACGTCCCATGCATTTCTTTGGGTTTATCGGTACGCTAATGTTCTTCATTGGATTTGCCTTTTTCTTATGGCTGGGCATTTACAAGTTGTTTATTGATACAGGTTCAAAATTACTTGCAGATCGGACGGAGTTTTACGTTGCTCTGGTTGCTATGATCATGGGTGTGCAGATGTTTTTGGCTGGTTTCTTAGGTGAAATGATTGCCCGAAACAACCCTCAGCGAAATAGTTATTTGATCAAAGAAAAATCGAACTTCAGTGAATGA
- a CDS encoding glycosyltransferase translates to MNDEAHQHIVIIGPAYPLRGGIANFNEAFANALTKEGHTVKLFSFYYQYPNFLFPGKSQYENNENPPENLQIKNTIGSIQPWSWSKTARLIDQEKPDVVFIRFWLPFMGPALGNIAKRLRRKEIKVIGITDNVIPHEKRPGDKPLTKYFLSHCDGFITMSKSVLEDISLFTDNPQKIMLPHPVYDTFGEACTREEGCAKLQLDPSRKYLLFFGLIREYKGLDIAIEALSMVNDQNVHLIIAGEFYDKKEKYISLIEQLGLKGRIHLYDFYIPTEDVKYYFSVADSVIQPYKSATQSGITQVAYHFEVPMIVSDVGGLPEIVPHGLAGIVVPPSTEEFASAIKLFYEKELKTRFIEGVRSEKKQYEWDFFVSEALHFAKQVD, encoded by the coding sequence GTGAATGATGAAGCTCATCAGCATATCGTTATCATAGGTCCGGCTTATCCGCTAAGAGGAGGTATTGCTAACTTTAACGAAGCTTTCGCAAACGCATTGACCAAAGAAGGTCATACGGTGAAGTTATTTTCATTTTATTACCAATACCCTAATTTTCTTTTTCCAGGAAAATCTCAATACGAGAATAATGAAAATCCACCTGAAAACCTCCAAATAAAAAACACGATAGGCTCTATTCAGCCTTGGTCGTGGAGTAAAACGGCCCGTCTAATCGATCAAGAGAAACCTGATGTGGTCTTTATTCGATTTTGGCTACCATTTATGGGACCAGCTCTTGGAAATATAGCAAAGAGATTACGAAGGAAGGAGATCAAAGTAATTGGCATTACTGATAATGTAATTCCGCACGAAAAACGCCCAGGCGACAAACCGCTCACCAAGTACTTCTTGAGTCATTGTGATGGCTTTATTACCATGTCTAAATCCGTTTTGGAAGACATTTCTCTTTTTACTGACAACCCACAAAAGATCATGTTGCCGCATCCAGTATATGACACTTTTGGTGAAGCTTGCACTAGAGAGGAAGGTTGTGCAAAACTACAATTAGATCCTAGCAGAAAATACTTGTTGTTTTTTGGACTAATTCGAGAATACAAAGGCCTTGATATCGCTATTGAAGCACTATCCATGGTAAATGACCAAAATGTACATCTTATAATTGCTGGAGAGTTTTATGATAAAAAAGAAAAGTATATCTCACTTATCGAGCAATTAGGATTGAAAGGTCGTATTCACCTTTATGATTTTTACATCCCAACTGAAGATGTAAAATACTATTTCTCAGTCGCTGATTCTGTTATTCAACCTTATAAATCTGCTACCCAAAGTGGAATTACGCAGGTTGCCTATCACTTTGAAGTACCTATGATTGTTTCCGATGTTGGCGGATTACCCGAAATTGTTCCTCACGGTTTAGCAGGAATAGTTGTCCCACCATCTACTGAAGAATTTGCAAGTGCCATCAAACTCTTTTATGAAAAAGAACTCAAAACAAGATTTATTGAAGGGGTTCGTTCAGAAAAAAAACAATACGAATGGGATTTCTTTGTCAGTGAAGCACTGCATTTCGCTAAGCAGGTTGACTAA
- a CDS encoding TonB-dependent receptor plug domain-containing protein, which produces MEEGAPISDEDVQESYGLEGAAYIMDEFKVSSLFNVVYGIRYSNYGAMGPGDIYSYDADGDVIDTTTYASGEFYQWYHNLEPRLAMNYILNDVSSVKASYARNNQYVHLLSNSTSGSPTDIWLPSSNNIKPQQSDQVTLGYFRNFKKNMFEFSVEGYYKWLDNLIDYRTGAQTNFNDFVEGDLLYGAGKAYGVELLLRKKKGDFTGWVGYTLSRSLRQVDGVNDGNWYPARQDRIHDISVVTMYSFSERVAASASWIYYTGDAVTFPSGKYEMNGVVYNYYSERNGYRMPTYHRLDLGLTLYGKKFKTSIDPDTGEEIKKEKKFQSNWNFSVYNAYARENAFQINFEENEDTGQTEAVQLSLFKAVPSITYSFNF; this is translated from the coding sequence GTGGAAGAAGGAGCGCCTATATCGGATGAAGATGTACAAGAAAGCTATGGTCTTGAAGGTGCGGCATACATTATGGATGAATTCAAAGTATCAAGTCTATTCAACGTAGTTTACGGGATTAGGTATTCGAATTACGGAGCCATGGGACCTGGAGATATTTATTCATACGATGCGGACGGTGACGTAATAGATACAACTACGTATGCTTCAGGAGAATTCTATCAGTGGTACCATAATTTAGAACCAAGACTTGCAATGAATTATATTCTTAACGATGTGAGTTCTGTAAAAGCTTCTTATGCGAGAAACAATCAATATGTGCACCTTTTAAGCAATAGTACCTCTGGATCTCCTACTGACATTTGGTTGCCAAGTAGTAACAACATTAAACCTCAGCAAAGTGATCAGGTAACGCTTGGGTACTTTAGAAACTTCAAGAAGAACATGTTTGAATTCTCCGTAGAAGGTTACTACAAGTGGCTGGATAACCTAATTGATTACCGAACGGGAGCACAAACCAACTTTAACGATTTTGTAGAAGGAGACCTTCTGTATGGTGCAGGGAAGGCTTATGGAGTAGAACTTTTATTAAGAAAGAAAAAAGGAGACTTTACAGGATGGGTTGGATACACCTTGTCAAGATCCCTTCGTCAGGTTGATGGCGTTAATGATGGAAATTGGTATCCTGCTAGACAAGACCGTATTCACGACATTAGTGTGGTAACCATGTATTCATTTTCTGAGCGTGTTGCAGCTTCTGCTTCGTGGATTTATTACACTGGTGATGCCGTAACTTTCCCTAGTGGAAAGTATGAAATGAATGGGGTTGTTTATAACTACTACAGCGAGCGAAATGGATACAGAATGCCAACCTATCACCGTCTTGACCTTGGTCTAACGCTTTATGGTAAAAAGTTTAAAACTTCGATCGATCCAGATACTGGTGAAGAAATCAAGAAGGAAAAGAAATTTCAAAGCAACTGGAATTTCTCTGTTTACAATGCTTATGCAAGGGAAAATGCTTTCCAGATCAATTTTGAAGAGAATGAAGATACTGGACAAACGGAAGCTGTTCAGTTGTCATTATTTAAAGCAGTGCCTTCAATTACTTACAGTTTCAATTTCTAA
- a CDS encoding DUF4254 domain-containing protein: MKAKQCIEIFNRSINDYHKTDHVDAEMPTVFPSDSVEHLMYLKNWIDTVQWHLEDIVRDPQIDAAYGMQIKRRIDKSNQHRTDTVEHIDDYYINLFKGVTPKEGVKINTESPAWVVDRLSILCLKIYHMQEQVNRKDADQEHIQKCQQKLDILLEQQEDLSASFDELLTDYEAGNKKIKVYRQMKMYNDDSLNPVLYNTKK, translated from the coding sequence ATGAAGGCTAAACAGTGTATTGAGATATTCAATCGATCCATCAACGACTACCATAAAACCGATCATGTAGATGCTGAGATGCCAACGGTTTTCCCCAGTGATTCTGTAGAACATTTGATGTACTTAAAAAACTGGATTGACACCGTACAATGGCATTTAGAAGATATCGTGAGAGATCCACAGATTGATGCAGCATACGGTATGCAAATCAAACGCAGAATTGATAAATCTAATCAGCACCGTACGGACACTGTTGAACATATTGATGATTACTATATTAACCTATTCAAAGGTGTAACTCCGAAAGAAGGCGTTAAAATCAACACAGAAAGTCCGGCTTGGGTAGTGGATCGTTTATCTATTCTATGCTTGAAGATTTACCATATGCAAGAGCAAGTGAATCGTAAGGACGCTGATCAAGAACACATTCAAAAGTGTCAGCAAAAATTAGACATACTGTTGGAGCAACAAGAAGACCTATCTGCATCTTTTGATGAATTGCTGACAGACTATGAAGCTGGCAATAAGAAAATCAAGGTTTATCGCCAGATGAAAATGTACAATGACGACTCGTTAAACCCGGTTTTATACAACACTAAGAAATAA
- a CDS encoding 1,4-dihydroxy-2-naphthoate polyprenyltransferase gives MASVKDWISSFRLRTLPLALSCILAGSLFAYAKDEFDGNIMLLAAITTILLQVLSNIANDYGDGVKGTDNEHRVGPARAVQSQKISIKAMRNAIIINSLLAFGSGIILIYYALKDASTQDIYVFIGLGVLSILAAITYTIGKKAYGYSGLGDLFVFIFFGLVGVVGVYYLHTRSLDLFIFFPACFTGFMSMAVLNMNNMRDIENDKNSGKNTIVVKMGFDKAKNYHTTLLTLGMIAWISGVIILSNTMGNYLLLISLLPFILFFKNLVFVRKNLDPKNLDPQLKIIALGTFFTTVIGWLAVLITRLI, from the coding sequence TTGGCATCGGTTAAAGACTGGATATCATCGTTTCGCTTGAGAACGTTACCACTGGCTTTGTCCTGTATTCTTGCAGGTAGTTTATTTGCCTACGCGAAAGATGAGTTTGACGGTAATATCATGCTTTTAGCAGCAATTACCACGATTTTGCTGCAAGTGCTGTCGAATATTGCCAATGACTATGGAGATGGAGTCAAAGGAACCGACAATGAACACCGAGTTGGTCCCGCCAGGGCTGTTCAAAGTCAAAAAATCAGTATTAAAGCGATGCGAAATGCTATTATCATTAACAGTCTACTTGCATTTGGAAGTGGGATCATTCTTATTTATTATGCGCTAAAAGATGCTTCCACACAAGATATCTATGTCTTTATTGGTCTTGGAGTTCTCAGTATTCTTGCTGCTATCACTTATACCATTGGTAAAAAAGCTTACGGATATTCTGGGTTAGGTGATCTTTTCGTGTTTATCTTTTTTGGACTAGTCGGTGTCGTTGGCGTATACTATCTCCACACGCGATCATTAGACCTGTTTATTTTTTTTCCAGCATGCTTTACAGGTTTTATGAGCATGGCTGTTTTGAATATGAATAACATGCGTGATATTGAGAATGATAAAAATAGTGGGAAGAACACAATAGTCGTTAAAATGGGATTTGATAAGGCCAAGAATTATCACACCACTTTGTTAACCTTAGGAATGATCGCCTGGATCTCGGGAGTGATTATTCTATCCAACACCATGGGAAATTACCTTCTATTAATTTCTTTACTACCATTCATCTTATTCTTCAAGAATTTGGTTTTCGTGCGAAAAAATCTTGACCCCAAAAATCTTGACCCTCAATTAAAAATAATAGCATTGGGCACTTTTTTTACGACCGTAATAGGTTGGCTCGCTGTTTTAATTACTCGGCTGATCTAA
- a CDS encoding DUF4249 domain-containing protein: MKKSLLYIASAVAILLSSCEKVIQVELNEADRTYVIEGQITNFEELNFVKITKSDDFYETEDFEAISGASVTVTDDNGNATVFTESEPGIYKASGFTATSYTSYDLSVIIDGEEISASTYMPGNTTIDSIPFVAGSFFGAEGYNAFLYWTDESSERNYYKYNNWVRSPGDQGYTPDPSISITEDALFNGIGTGIPLFTRSFDLGDSVIVDLMEIDEHNFKYWYALNQVTGGQTAAPGNPISNLSNDALGYFGAYNISRDTIVIE; the protein is encoded by the coding sequence ATGAAGAAATCACTCTTATATATTGCCAGCGCAGTTGCCATTCTACTCTCATCCTGTGAGAAAGTTATTCAAGTGGAGCTTAATGAAGCCGACAGAACCTACGTTATTGAAGGGCAGATCACCAACTTTGAAGAATTGAACTTCGTGAAAATCACCAAATCTGATGATTTCTATGAAACCGAGGATTTTGAAGCAATCTCAGGTGCTTCCGTTACGGTGACTGATGATAATGGTAATGCTACCGTTTTTACGGAGAGTGAACCGGGTATTTATAAGGCATCAGGCTTTACAGCCACATCCTATACTTCTTATGATCTTAGTGTAATCATTGACGGTGAAGAAATCAGCGCCTCTACTTATATGCCGGGAAATACAACTATTGATAGCATACCCTTTGTAGCAGGATCGTTCTTTGGTGCTGAAGGATACAACGCCTTTCTTTACTGGACAGACGAAAGTAGTGAAAGAAACTATTACAAGTACAACAACTGGGTAAGATCTCCAGGAGATCAAGGATATACTCCGGATCCTAGCATATCCATAACTGAAGATGCGCTCTTTAACGGAATCGGAACCGGTATTCCTTTGTTTACAAGATCTTTTGACCTTGGAGATTCAGTCATCGTAGATCTCATGGAAATTGATGAGCATAATTTCAAATACTGGTATGCGCTCAATCAAGTGACTGGAGGACAAACGGCAGCACCTGGAAATCCTATTTCTAACCTGAGCAATGATGCTCTTGGTTATTTTGGTGCCTACAACATTTCAAGAGATACGATTGTCATCGAATAA
- a CDS encoding aspartate kinase yields MLVMKFGGTSVGSAERMKEVAKLITMDSHKKIVVLSAVSGTTNKLVAIGDALYKQKKEDATSKIMTLRSEYEALIAELYSTEASLTRANELIEENFNYLISFTKDLFTVYEERALLAQGELLSTNLFKIYCDEIGIKTELIPALDFMRIDKNLEPDEYYIQSNLEKELVAHEDTSIFITQGYVCRNAFGEIDNLKRGGSDYTATLIGAAINADEVQIWTDIDGMHNNDPRIVEGTHPVEALSYNEAAELAYFGAKILHPSCVWPAQEHRIPIALKNTMQPEARGTIISEHTDKDRVTAIAAKDGITAIKIKSGRMLNAYGFLRNVFEVFERYKTPIDMITTSEVAVSLTIDDDTRLSDILDELKKYAHVEIDNKQTIVCVVGDFLSEKKGYAEQIFGSLKDIPIRMISYGGSNNNVSILVNESDKEGALKALHSGLFTTKTVA; encoded by the coding sequence ATGCTAGTTATGAAATTTGGAGGTACTTCTGTAGGAAGTGCTGAACGGATGAAAGAAGTTGCGAAGTTGATCACTATGGATTCGCACAAAAAAATTGTTGTACTCTCTGCTGTGAGTGGAACGACTAATAAATTGGTAGCAATAGGTGATGCACTGTATAAACAGAAAAAAGAAGATGCTACTTCCAAAATCATGACATTACGTTCAGAGTATGAAGCCTTGATAGCAGAACTATACTCCACCGAAGCAAGTCTAACTAGGGCCAATGAGCTTATTGAGGAGAACTTTAATTATTTGATCTCATTCACCAAAGACTTATTCACGGTTTATGAAGAAAGAGCATTGCTTGCACAAGGAGAATTACTATCTACGAACTTATTCAAGATTTACTGTGATGAAATAGGTATTAAAACCGAACTCATTCCTGCCTTAGATTTCATGAGGATCGATAAAAACCTGGAACCTGACGAGTATTATATCCAATCTAACTTAGAGAAAGAGCTGGTAGCTCATGAAGACACATCTATTTTCATTACTCAGGGGTACGTCTGTAGAAATGCTTTTGGTGAAATTGACAATTTGAAGCGAGGAGGCAGTGATTACACCGCAACCTTGATCGGTGCTGCGATTAATGCCGATGAAGTACAGATTTGGACCGATATTGATGGCATGCACAATAACGACCCAAGAATTGTAGAAGGCACACATCCCGTTGAAGCACTATCCTACAATGAAGCAGCTGAGTTAGCTTATTTCGGAGCTAAGATCCTTCATCCCTCTTGCGTTTGGCCCGCTCAAGAACACCGGATTCCAATTGCCTTAAAGAACACAATGCAGCCAGAAGCCAGAGGAACCATTATTTCTGAACACACAGACAAAGATCGCGTCACTGCAATTGCTGCTAAAGATGGAATTACAGCGATCAAAATCAAATCCGGACGAATGTTGAATGCGTATGGTTTTTTGAGAAATGTTTTTGAGGTATTTGAAAGGTACAAAACACCTATCGACATGATCACTACATCTGAGGTAGCAGTTTCCCTGACCATAGATGATGACACGAGACTAAGTGACATCTTAGACGAGCTAAAAAAATATGCGCACGTAGAAATTGATAATAAGCAAACCATTGTTTGCGTAGTTGGCGACTTCTTGTCGGAGAAAAAAGGCTATGCCGAACAGATCTTTGGTTCACTGAAAGACATTCCAATACGCATGATCTCTTATGGAGGGAGTAACAACAATGTGTCTATTCTTGTAAATGAATCAGACAAAGAGGGAGCGTTGAAAGCCTTGCATTCAGGTCTGTTTACAACTAAAACAGTTGCATGA
- a CDS encoding acyl-CoA thioesterase, with amino-acid sequence MSLTPKTPHESLTIQTHLVMPNDANQLGNLFGGQLMAWMDEVASITAFRHCGNVAVTASINNVSFTQPIPLGSYVILESKVSRAFKTSMEIYVDVYLETRDGNRSKCNEAIFLFVAMDEDGKPLPVPQLNPVTTEEKKRYEGALRRKQLSLILSGRLKPDDATELKKIFVPLTQ; translated from the coding sequence ATGAGTCTCACACCTAAAACGCCACACGAATCATTGACGATTCAAACGCATTTGGTTATGCCGAACGATGCCAACCAGTTAGGCAACCTATTCGGTGGTCAGCTTATGGCCTGGATGGATGAAGTGGCCAGTATCACAGCATTCAGACATTGCGGAAATGTTGCGGTTACAGCGTCCATTAATAATGTTTCATTTACTCAGCCTATTCCATTAGGTTCGTATGTGATTCTTGAATCAAAAGTTTCACGGGCATTCAAAACTTCCATGGAAATCTACGTGGATGTTTATCTAGAAACGAGAGATGGAAATCGTTCGAAATGTAATGAGGCAATTTTTTTATTTGTTGCTATGGACGAAGATGGTAAACCATTGCCAGTGCCCCAGTTGAACCCTGTCACCACAGAAGAAAAGAAAAGGTATGAAGGTGCTTTAAGAAGAAAACAGTTAAGTTTGATCTTAAGTGGCAGGCTTAAGCCAGATGACGCAACTGAACTCAAAAAGATCTTTGTACCATTAACCCAATAA
- a CDS encoding ArnT family glycosyltransferase, with protein sequence MKKDSLLPTMSITLGFLILAFPLFSKGMFMDGTIYAAVASNLSQGNGSFWSLKFSETIMNPFYEHPPLAIWMESSFHWLFNDSMWSERIYSLAMWLLNAGLIMKIWEQLRPNSPVKWVPILLWSMLPIVVWSFSNNMLENTMGVFVSSSVLFFLKGMKSRTVLWNGLSGAMLTLAFLSKGFVGLFPFALPLLYTLFFFRERSLVQHLLSGFYMLLGFLLLLAPFLMNSVSNEFLMIYLDHQVKNSVEHIQTVSHRFRILEYFLIQVFLPLAIGALVFFAAKSKAPLGASNKKWAGLLLVLSLCGVLPIMISLKQRDFYILTVYPFAILAIVLFVENGFLSLHKGLMKRIKKPQWLVITMFFLAVALAIGSSSVYKRDKEILRGIEALEESEFSDRILHCSNNIRHDWSTMAYLSRIAKISVEVGYESDYKLTFSNEESSGLAIQFHGLKISKRDKQGN encoded by the coding sequence ATGAAAAAAGACTCCTTATTACCAACGATGTCGATTACCCTTGGGTTTTTGATTCTGGCATTTCCTCTATTTAGTAAGGGAATGTTCATGGATGGCACCATCTACGCTGCCGTAGCGAGTAATCTGTCTCAGGGCAATGGATCGTTTTGGAGTTTGAAGTTTAGTGAGACGATCATGAATCCGTTTTACGAACATCCTCCTTTGGCGATATGGATGGAAAGTTCATTTCATTGGTTGTTCAATGATTCCATGTGGTCGGAACGAATATATTCATTGGCGATGTGGCTGCTCAATGCTGGGTTGATCATGAAAATTTGGGAGCAATTGAGACCAAATTCGCCTGTGAAATGGGTTCCTATACTATTGTGGAGCATGCTGCCCATTGTTGTTTGGTCTTTCTCAAATAACATGTTAGAAAATACAATGGGGGTTTTCGTGAGTTCGAGTGTGCTGTTTTTTCTGAAGGGTATGAAAAGCAGAACGGTTTTGTGGAATGGTTTGAGTGGAGCTATGCTCACATTAGCCTTTTTATCCAAAGGTTTTGTTGGCTTATTTCCTTTTGCTTTGCCGCTGTTGTACACGTTGTTTTTCTTTCGAGAACGCTCTCTTGTTCAACATCTTTTGAGCGGTTTCTATATGTTATTGGGATTTCTATTGCTACTGGCACCTTTTCTGATGAATTCGGTAAGCAACGAGTTTTTAATGATTTATCTTGATCACCAAGTGAAAAATAGTGTTGAGCATATACAGACCGTATCTCATCGCTTCAGAATTCTAGAGTACTTTTTGATTCAGGTTTTTCTTCCACTAGCTATCGGAGCGTTGGTGTTTTTTGCTGCTAAGTCAAAGGCCCCATTGGGAGCGTCAAATAAAAAGTGGGCTGGTTTATTATTGGTGTTGTCATTGTGCGGGGTGTTGCCCATAATGATTAGCCTTAAACAACGGGATTTTTACATTCTCACGGTTTACCCATTTGCTATTCTTGCGATTGTCTTGTTTGTTGAAAATGGATTTTTAAGTCTGCACAAGGGTTTGATGAAAAGAATCAAGAAGCCTCAATGGCTTGTGATTACTATGTTTTTTCTTGCCGTAGCTCTTGCAATTGGATCTTCATCCGTTTACAAACGAGATAAAGAAATCCTCAGGGGAATCGAAGCACTAGAAGAAAGCGAGTTCTCTGATCGAATACTTCATTGCAGCAATAATATTAGACATGACTGGTCAACAATGGCTTATTTATCTCGAATTGCTAAGATCAGTGTGGAGGTCGGATATGAATCAGATTATAAATTAACATTCTCAAATGAAGAGTCATCTGGATTAGCGATTCAATTTCATGGACTAAAAATATCAAAGCGAGATAAACAAGGGAACTGA
- the lysA gene encoding diaminopimelate decarboxylase: protein MMELNRDYILQKVEQYPTPFYLYRMDLLTATLDACKNAADKYNYKVHYALKANSDSHVLSTISSYGFGADCVSGQEILTAIENGFSPNHTAFAGVGKTDEEINIGLDTEIFTFNCESIQEIEVINELAEKKGKIARIALRINPNVNANTHKYITTGLEENKFGINRWEFETILKTLEQCQNIKLTGLHFHIGSQIVDLSAYRSLCLRVNEIQQWFIEHRILLEHINVGGGLGIDYYQPDLNPIVDFEGFFAIFNDFLELQPHQELHFELGRALVGTMGELITKVLYIKNGQRTNFAIVDAGMTELIRPALYQAYHKIENISKSTHNADEFYDVVGPICESSDCFGKRVKLPQTERGDIVAIRCAGAYGQVMANQYNLRKIPEVVYYEG, encoded by the coding sequence ATGATGGAATTGAATAGAGATTACATTCTACAAAAAGTGGAGCAATACCCTACTCCATTTTATTTGTATCGCATGGACTTATTAACAGCTACGCTGGATGCCTGCAAAAATGCTGCGGACAAGTACAACTATAAGGTTCACTATGCCCTCAAAGCGAATTCTGATTCCCATGTACTGAGCACGATTTCCAGTTATGGTTTCGGTGCTGATTGTGTTAGCGGACAAGAGATTCTAACGGCAATAGAAAATGGTTTCTCACCCAATCATACTGCCTTTGCAGGTGTTGGAAAAACGGATGAAGAGATCAATATCGGATTAGATACGGAAATATTTACATTCAACTGCGAGAGCATTCAGGAAATTGAGGTCATCAATGAACTAGCAGAGAAAAAAGGAAAGATTGCCAGAATAGCGTTACGTATCAATCCGAATGTAAATGCGAACACCCATAAGTACATTACTACGGGACTTGAAGAGAATAAATTCGGTATCAATCGTTGGGAGTTTGAGACCATTTTAAAGACGCTGGAACAATGTCAGAACATTAAACTGACGGGACTTCATTTCCACATTGGGAGTCAGATTGTGGACCTGAGTGCATATAGAAGTTTGTGTCTGCGCGTCAATGAAATTCAGCAATGGTTTATTGAGCATCGAATCCTATTAGAACATATCAACGTGGGAGGCGGATTAGGTATTGACTATTACCAGCCCGACCTCAATCCAATTGTTGATTTCGAGGGGTTCTTTGCCATCTTTAATGATTTTTTGGAGTTACAACCGCACCAGGAATTACACTTTGAATTGGGAAGGGCTTTAGTGGGCACCATGGGAGAGTTAATTACTAAAGTACTTTACATCAAGAATGGTCAGCGCACGAACTTTGCGATTGTAGATGCGGGTATGACCGAATTGATCCGTCCTGCACTTTATCAGGCCTATCACAAGATCGAAAACATTTCGAAGTCAACCCATAATGCTGATGAATTTTACGATGTAGTTGGTCCTATTTGTGAATCCAGCGACTGTTTTGGCAAACGCGTAAAACTCCCTCAAACCGAGCGTGGGGATATCGTAGCCATACGATGTGCGGGGGCATACGGACAGGTAATGGCGAATCAGTATAATTTGAGGAAAATTCCTGAGGTGGTTTATTATGAGGGTTGA